The proteins below are encoded in one region of Brachyspira intermedia PWS/A:
- a CDS encoding RnfABCDGE type electron transport complex subunit B: MMTSVLVASISSGLIALILAVLLIFSSKIFKVEVDERVTTLTEMLPGANCGGCGFAGCAQFAKALVDDKAPVDGCSVGGPDTAAKVADFLGKVAPEQKEKTRAYIFCHGHNGIAKSNKVYKGAPTCVSAVMAGGTKECSYGCVGFYDCMNACEFGAIVKDEETGMPVIVEDKCVSCGACVKACPQKLIEIHPASQDIHVYCKSKDKGPIAKKACDRACIGCNICVKNTKEGGMKVDNYLAIVNYEDYAVTDESIAKCPTKAITNEKVNSVKSLPVPLKKA, encoded by the coding sequence ATGATGACATCTGTTTTAGTAGCTTCAATATCTTCAGGCTTAATTGCTTTGATATTGGCTGTTTTATTGATATTTTCTTCAAAAATTTTCAAAGTTGAAGTTGATGAGAGAGTTACAACACTTACTGAAATGCTTCCAGGTGCTAACTGCGGAGGATGCGGTTTTGCTGGTTGTGCACAGTTTGCTAAGGCTTTAGTTGATGATAAAGCTCCTGTAGACGGTTGTTCTGTTGGAGGTCCTGATACTGCTGCTAAAGTTGCAGACTTCTTAGGTAAAGTAGCTCCTGAACAAAAAGAAAAAACAAGAGCATATATTTTCTGTCATGGACATAATGGAATAGCTAAATCTAATAAGGTTTATAAAGGTGCTCCTACTTGTGTTTCTGCTGTTATGGCTGGAGGAACTAAAGAATGTTCTTATGGTTGTGTTGGTTTTTATGACTGTATGAACGCTTGCGAGTTTGGTGCTATCGTTAAAGATGAAGAAACAGGAATGCCTGTTATAGTTGAAGATAAATGTGTTTCTTGCGGTGCTTGTGTTAAAGCTTGCCCTCAGAAACTTATTGAGATTCACCCAGCTTCACAAGATATACATGTTTATTGTAAATCTAAAGATAAAGGTCCTATAGCTAAAAAAGCTTGCGACAGAGCATGTATTGGATGTAATATATGTGTTAAAAATACTAAAGAAGGCGGTATGAAGGTTGATAATTATCTTGCTATAGTTAATTATGAGGACTATGCTGTTACAGATGAAAGTATAGCTAAATGTCCTACTAAAGCCATTACTAATGAAAAAGTAAATTCTGTAAAAAGCCTTCCTGTGCCTTTAAAAAAAGCATAA